GACCCATAACGGAACAAGGTATTGTTAAATGTGATCACATTCTTGGTACTTCTCCAATTGGTTCCAAGAGTGACATCTTCTGGTTCGTATTGCCTAAGGTCTTGAGGAACCTTTTTTGCCAATAATTGCCAGTCACTGTTTCTCCATCGATAGATGGACTGTTTGACATCTCCCACGACCATGGAGAAGTTTGCTTCAGATAACGCATTGTTTATTAATGGAAAGAAGTTTTGCCATTGTAGCTTTGAGGTGTCCTGAAACTCATCTAGCATAAAGTGCTTAAATGTCTCTCCCATCTTTTCAAAAACAAAAGGGGCACTATCATCTTCAATAACAGAGAGTAGTAACTGAGATGAATCAGACAGAAGGAGTAGATTCTTCTCTTTTGAGATCTCCGATACATGCTTTGATATATCCATCATTACCCCTATTCCTCGCAACTGAGGAAGGATAAGTTTTGCGGTATTTACTTGAGGCAACTGGATTTCAATAAAGGAGATGATATCATTTAAATAGTCGTTTAGCCCATCCATATAGAGTTGCTCAATACTCTGTTTTATCCCAGCAGTTTTGGTTGCAGAATACCATCCATCTAGGTTGTCCTGAGCATTTAAGGCCCTTACTCCAGGCTCGGCATAATAGTCCTGTTTGTCTACAATTTTATAAAATATACCGATGACACCTGTCTTTCCATATTTAAAGTGTTTGGGATCGATGTCTGAATCAACGATTAATTTTACCGCTTTTGTAGCCACTTCTTTTAGATGAGATTCATATGCGTCGATAAGAGAACGAAGAGATTGAATATAGTGATCCAAAAACTCCCTGTCTCTTAGCTTATCGATGATATCGGGACCAAAGTTCTTAAAGTCTTCCTGGAAGATAAGGTTTCCTTTCTTCTCCAACTCATCTCTAAAGTTCCATTTTTTCCCTTGTTCTATTCGGTCGTTGGCATATTGAAGAAGCCACTGCTTTAATGGCTTGTTGTGGTCTACTTCTAAGAAAAGTCTATCAATGGCTTCTCCTAATATCTGTTTATGATTCAACTCCGGATTATAGGCAGCATGTAGTTGTACCTCTCGGGAGAATGAGCGGATTACTTTTTGAAAGAAACTATCAATCGTGGCAACAGAGAAACGGCTATAGTCTTTCAATATCTTGACAAGTATTGTATTGGCAACCTTTTGAAGGTATGTCTTGGGCTTTTCTAGTTTCTTACTTATCTCATCTAAGTGGTCCGACTTATCTCCTTTGGCTATAATACATAATTCCTGAAGAATACGATTCTTCATCTCTGATGTGGCCTTGTTGGTAAAGGTTACCGCAAGTATATTACTGTATTTTTGAGGCTCTTTTAATATTAAAAGAAGATATTCTCGTGTAATACTATAGGTTTTACCTGAACCTGCAGATGCTTTATATATCTTGAAGAAACTCATGGACTACTATGATGTCAATTGATGAAATAATATAGAATCAAAGATACAAATGTCATGCAACACTCTCAATGCTTTTCGAATTTATTCTACATCTGGGTAAGATAAGCGCACTTTTTAGACTATTTTTGCGTCAAACTTAATTTAAATGGAACAGAATAAAAATACACTCATTCAGTTTAACAACTATGGAATGGGTCACGGAGACGAGGCTTTGGCCTTAAAACTTGCAGGAAATTACTTTCAACTACTAATGGATGATGATCGCCTCCCTAAAATTATAACATTTTATAATGCAGGGGTAAAGCTGTTGCATGAAGATAGTCCTGTGGTGAAGGTGTTGAAAGAGATCGAGAGTAAAGGGGTGGTGCTTTTGGCGTGTAAAACTTGCTTAAATTATTATAATATGCAAGACCAACTGGCTGTCGGTGTTCCAGGAACGATGATGGATATCATCACCTTACAGGCGAATGCGACAAAAGTGATTACGATATAATCGCGACAATAAAGGAGTTGTTGGACGTTTTGATAAAGAGATGGGTAGTAGAGAAATATTAAAAAAAGTACAGGATATCCTTGGTGCCAAGGAGATTGCTGAAAAAGAGTTAATACAACAGTTGTGGAGTGGATATGGATCTCTTTATCGCTGTGATGTCAAGGGATTGCCGTACAATAGTATTATCTTAAAGCATATTAAGACCCAAGCGATGAGTCGTCACCCACGTGGGTGGAATACCTCTTTGTCTCACGATCGTAAGGTGAACTCCTATAACGTAGAGATCGCTTGGTATAAAAACTTTGCCAATGGATGTGATCTTGCGTCACGTGTTCCCAATTGTCTCGCGTTATTTGAAATGAATGGAGAGCAGGTGATTGTCATGGAAGACTTAGAGGCTAGTGGCTTTTATCCTCGCCAGTATAATCTGTCATTCAATGAAATATTCGCAACGTTGAAATGGCTTGCAAACTTTCATGCTACCCATATGGGAGTAGCTCCTGTTGGATTATGGGATATTGGAACTTATTGGCACCTTGATACTCGTCCTGAAGAGTTGGAAGCGATGAGTGACCTTCCTCTAAAAAAAGCAGCCAAATCTATTGACGAACACCTAAATGGTTGTGTCTATCAAACCTTAGTGCATGGAGATGCCAAGGTGGCAAACTTCTGTTATTCTGAAGAGGGTAACCAAGTAGCTGGTGTCGATTTTCAATATGTAGGAGCTGGCTGTGGAATGAAAGATGTTGCTTATTTCATCAGTAGTTGCCTTTATGAAGAAGATTGTGAGCATTACGAGCAAGAGCTACTAGATTGTTACTTTGGTGCTTTGAAAGAAGCTTTGATTCTTAAAAAACCACAGTTAAATGTGGAGGAAGTGCTGAAAGAGTGGCGTTCGATGTATATCTATGCATGGACCGACTTCTATCGATTCTTACAGGGTTGGAGTCCAGATCATTGGAAAATAAATGGATATAACCAGAAACTTGCCAAGAAGGTAATTAATGAATTGAAATCGGGAGGGAAGAGATGAATCGGTACCAACATATAGACCTTAAATATCTAAGTAAGTTTGCTATTCAGGCTGCACAGAGGGCAGGAGATTATCTATCTACTAGACAGTTTAGTGAAGTAGAGATACTACACAAAGAGGATGCTAATAGTAAGGCTTCTGAACTCTTTACGGAGATTGATCTTCAATGTCAGAAGATTATCTTGGAAGCGCTTCAACCTACAATTCAATCCTATGATATTGGAATTTTAGCAGAAGAGTCTGCTTCGGAGTCTAACCGACTAGACAAAGAGGTGTTTTGGGTCATTGACCCTTTGGATGGAACCCTTCCTTTTTTAGATCGTATCTCAGGATATGCTATCTCTATTGCTTTGGTGAATAGTAATGGAGCACCCCTGATTGGTGTGGTTTATGAACCGATCTTATCTACATTATATACTGCAATTGAGGGGCAAGGAGCTTTTCGTAATGGAGCACCTCTATCTTTTGAAAAGACCTCTTTATCCCAAAGCTTTCTTCATTGGCATATGGATCGCTCTTTTCTATCTTCTGATTCTTTTGTAGCATGGCGAAGTCAAATGAAAAAGGTGGCCACGGAGATGGGCTATAAAGGAGTGCATATTCATAGTGCTTCTGGAGCGGTCATGCATGCCATTGGGGTTGTTGAATCTAATCATGGCTGTTATTTTAAAGTCCCTAAAATTAAAAGTGGCGGTGGCAGTATTTGGGATTTTGCCGCAACGGCTCTCATTGTTAAAGAAGCAGGAGGTATCGTGGTTAATTTTGAAGGATCTTCTCTTTATCTCAATGATCCAACAACCACGTTTATGAACTGCCAAGGAGTTCTATTTGCCTCCTCTGTAGCGTTAAAAGAGTATATTTTGTCTCACTATCGTTCCCTTTGAGTATAAAATATTTTTATAAGCTCATTATTTTTATCTCTTTATGCTTTTTCTTTACAACCTGTCTTATTTGCTTATCAAAATAGATTCATCATATTATTTGTATCTCAAGTGATCTAAACGTCTTTTTCTATATTCGTATTCAAATCTCTATTTATGAATGCAATCGTTTAATAAAAGTTTATCCCCTCATTTTGGGCGTATTTTCTTACATAGAATCTCCTCATATTTTCCCATTTATCTTCCTCAAAATACAAATATTAAAGTTCATTCTTTTAATAAAAACTGATAAAGTGAACCATGAGAGGTGTGATATTTTCATTTTCTATTAGCAATAATGAACATATATCGATATAATGCTATCGATATAATGCTTTTAAATGTTAAATAATCTTTATGAATATGTTTAATGTGCGTTATGATTATAGTAACCCAATGAGATGTATGTCATGCTTATAGATGTACAAAAAGTCCTGTTCCTTTACTAATATATTTTAGAAGTTGTCTCATCTCGTAATCTTTGTCCCAATTGATCATAATTGGTCTATATTCACTATTTACGTATTACAAGACACTGTTCATTAATATTGTCATACTAAAATATGTATTTACTTCTATCTAATTCATTGATCTATAGGTATACCCGTTTATATGATGTCATCTATACTTGTATAGTGTAATAATCTTGATAGTATCGATTTATTATGACAGTATATGGAGGAATCATCTGTATTATATGATAAAAGTCTTTGAATATCTCTGATAAAAAAACATCTATATGTTAATATAATACAAAAACCTTAATTTTGCCTATATATTGAAACTTCATTTTTGTTTATGTAACATATTTTAGTTAAAGTTATTGATTCATGTATTGCGATTGAATCAAATTAACATATTGATTCAATTAAAAATCATCACTGTAAACTAAAATAAACATGAAGAAACTAGCTACTTCGGTTTGCTGTTTTCTGGTGTTCTTTGCATTCTATTCTTGCGAAGAAGATGAGAAGATAACAGCCAATGTGCTCCCGCACATTTATGAAATTGTAGGAGAAAACTGAACATTCTCCAGTAAAGACACCCTCTTTGTCTTGAATGAATTTGTCGTGGATCAAAAAGTTGGAACCATAGAGATCGAGGACGAATTCGTAGATAAGGTGGCTATCACTTATCCTGAGAACGACTATTATGAACTTCGAGGTCGTGAAATCTGGACAAAACAATCCATTACTCCATCCACTAAAGAGCAAAATATTGCGATCACAACAAGAGATGTTCGTGGTGGAGAGTTAACTAAAACTATTCGAATTGCATCACAGGTTCTGAATATATCGTATGATTTGGTTCATGCCGCGGAGGTGTCAAAGAACGAGATATTGATTAATGATGTGGTAGATGCAAATGGCGTGATTGCAAATTTATCCGTTAAGGGTTATCCTGTGGAGAGCTACCATCTTGAGTTGCTTGAGTCAACACTTTATAAATTGATTGACAACAAACTAGTGACTATTAATGCAATTGATGGTTCTGCACTGAAAGATGAAACTGTTAAAGTGAAGTTGATTTCGGATGACGAACTATTTGAAGCGATTACTATCTCTTTGATTATTCATCAAGATTTTACACTCTCTTTTGGTTATCAATTGAGTACAGGTACATTAAATCCAGGTGAGATTGTATTAGATCAATACACCAAAGGGGCTACTAAGATTTGTGATGTGGAGATTTCTGGTCCAGAGAGTGTTCGTGTTGGTGCGGTGCTATCTCTTGATGCTACAAACTATGAACTTAAAGGAGATGCGATCTATTCTAAAGTTGCGATTTTGGGTAATGTGCCAGCAGAGCGCGTGATGGTGAAAGCAACTTCCACGAATGGAAAAGTTTCGACGGTTGAGTTGGTAATAAAGTAGACTATGACTCCAGTACAGTTCGTTCCTGTAAGTTTCTTAGAGAAGTCTAGTTTCACTGTTCTGATGGTTTCTGAAGATGAAGGAGATACAAAGGCAAAATTAATTGATGGAGACTATAAGACTTTCTGGAATAGTAAGTGGTGGGGCTGTACCTTCCCATGTTATTTCTCTATAGACTTATCAGAGAAGACTGCGATGTCAGGGGTATCATTAGCATTTAGAGATTATACACCTAGTTCGGGTCACCCAGGTAAATTCAATATTTATGTGGCGGATAGCTGGGATGGTAGTGATGCTGCAACGACGTGGACTAAAGTGCTTTCTGATGGAACTGTGGAACTTAAGTCTGGTTCTGGAGTAAAGAAGGGGAGCTCACTAGAATTTACATTCCAATTTTCGAATGTAGTATACGGTAAGATAATCAAGTATGAAGTGACTGAGCCTGGTAAAGATACCGATTTCGCTTCTATGGTGGAATTTACGCCTTTGTTTGATAATTAACCTCCTAAAAATAGTGTGAAATATGAATATTTTAAAAAGGCCTAAGGCTTTTCTATATAGATTTATTGTATTGGGTGTTGTCCTAATACAGCTAACCTCTCAAGCTTATGCACAGAAGATAAGTTTGACTGGAGAAATTACAGATGAACGTGACCAACCGCTTCCTGGAGCCAATGTCATGATTAAAGGAACTACTGTTGGAGCAGTTTCTGATTTTAATGGTATCTTTCAGTTTAGCGCCTCCAAAGGGGATACACTTGTTTTTACGTTTATAGGTTATAACCCTCAATACAAAGTGGTGGGACAGAGATCGGTGATCAATGTTCAATTGACTCCTTCCACTGAGATGATTGATGATGTCGTGATTGTTGGTTTTGGTAAACAGAAGCGTGAGAGTGTGATTGGTGCTATCTCTACAGTGGACACCAAAGAGCTTTCTATCCCTTCTCGTTCTTTGAGTAACAGTTTGGCTGGTAAAGTTTCCGGTATCATCTCTGTTCAAAGATCAGGAGAACCAGGTTTTGATAACTCTACTTTTTGGATTCGTGGTATCAGTAGTTTAAATTCAGCTAACTCACAGCCTCTTCTTTTGGTGGATGGAGTGGAGCGTGGTATCAATGATATTGACCCAGAAGATATTGAGTCGTTCTCTGTCCTGAAAGATGCTGCGGCCTCTGCTGTATATGGTGTGAGAGGTGCAAACGGTGTGATTATCATCAACACCAAAAGGGGTAAAGCATCAGAAAAACTGTCTGTAGATGTGAAGGTAGATTATGGGGTATTAACTCCCACCAAACTACCAAATTATGTAGGTGCTCCTAAGTTTATGGAGCTAGAGAACGAAGCTCGTGTGGAGTCTGGACTTCCTGAAAAGTACTCTTCAAATCAGATTTATACAACTCGTATGGGTGGAGATACCGACCTATATCCAAATGTAAACTGGATGGATGCGGTGATGAATAAATATGCTTCGAATAGAAAGGTTCACTTAAATGTTCGTGGCGGTAGTTCTAAAGTACGTTATTTCGTTTCAGGAGCATACTATGGAGAAGATGGAATCTATAAAAAAGATAAATCTCAAAACTATAACTCCAACATCTCTATCAATCGTTTCAACTTTAGAAGTAATGTCGATGTAGATTTGACACAGAAGTTAACTTTATCTCTAAACTTAGGTGGATATTTATCGGGAGGAAACTATCCTGGACAATTTAATTCAAACTCTGGAACACAAGAGATCTTTAACTGGGCTAATAGTACCACTCCAAACCTTTTTCCAATAAAGTATTCGGATGGAACACTATCTGGACCGAAATCAGGAGAGAACCCATGGTTGCTATTGACTCAAACAGGTTTCGTAGAGCAGTGGCGGAGCAAGACTGAGATGTCTTTTTATTTGACTCAAGATCTGTCATCATTAACAGAAGGTTTGAATGCTAAGTTATTGTATTCATATGATGTATACAATGTGAATACGATCAAGAATACAAGACTGCCTTCTTATTTCCGAGCTTATGGTCGTGATGGAGATGGAAGTCTTCTTTACAATAATGCACATGAGGGATCAGAAGATCTAGGATATAAAAACGAAATGTACGGAAGTCGAAGGACTTACTTAGAAGGATCTCTTAATTATAGTAGAACTTTTGCTGCAAACCATACTGTTGGCGCACTTCTTCTCTACAACCAACGTAATTATATCCATACTGCAGCAAGTAATGCAGTAGAAGGGATTGCACAAAGAGACCAAGGTTTGGCTGGACGTTTGACTTATGCATACCTTTCTCGATATTTTGTGGAAGGAAACTTTGGATACAATGGATCGGAAAACTTTGCAAAGAATCACCGTTATGGTTTTTTCCCGTCAGTATCTGTAGGATGGTTGATCTCTGAGGAAAACTTTATGAGCAACTCAAGGTTCTTAACAAAATTGAAGGTGAGAGGTTCTTATGGTTTGGCTGGTAATGACAACATCGGTGGACGTCGTTTTGCTTATTTGTCGTTAATTGACAGTCAAAATGGAAACTATACATGGGGAACAAATCAACAGATTCATTCTAATGGTTACCTACAAGAAGGGGCATTTGGTAGCCCTAATCTAACTTGGGAGACTGCAAAAAAAGCAGATTTAGGTCTAAAAATAGGGTTATGGAATGCTTTGCAAATGCAGGTGGACTTCTTCCATGAGCGTCGTGACAATATCTTTATCCAAAGAAGTACCATTCCAGGAACTGCTGGTTTTGCAAAGAATCCATATGTAAACTATGGGGTGGTAGAAAACAGAGGGCTGGATGCCTCTTTTGACCTTCATAAGCAATTTGGTGATTGGTCCTATAATTTAAGAGGAACTTTTACTTATGCAAAAAACAAAGTGATTGAAAAAGATGAACCCAAACACCTGTGGAGCTATCAAGATAGAACTGGTCAGCCTGTGAATCAGCAATTCGGATTGGTAGCGAATGGTCTATTTGAGAAAAGTGACTTTGCCAATGTAGAGAAAGGAATCTTAAAGAATGAAGTGCCAGAGCATACCTTTGGTCCTGTAAGACCTGGAGACATCAAGTATGTAGATATGAATGGCGATAATCGTATCGATTCATATGATGAAACTGCTATTGGTAGAACGACGATTCCAGAGATCATCTATGGATTTGGATTAAATGTGAAGTATAAGCGTTTAGATTTTGGTGCATATTTCCAAGGGATCTCTAATGTGACTCGTGTTCTAACTGGAGGTGCTGGTTTCTATCCATTCCAACAGGGGGCAGGACGAGGAAATCTTCTATCTGATGTTATAGATGACAGATGGACTCCAGAGAATCCAAGACAAGATGTTTTCTACCCACGTCTATATTATGGACAAAACTCCAACAACTATAGATCGTCTACATGGTGGCAAAAAGATATGTCGTATCTGCGATTGAAAGATGCTGAGATTGGCTTCACTTTCGTAGATGGAAAGAGCAAGAAGGCGATACGAAATCTTCGTCTGTATGTAAGAGGTTCTAACTTATTTACTTGGGATACACTAGGCCTTTGGGATCCAGAGGTTGGATCAAGTAATGGTGCAAAATATCCATTGAGTAAAATTGTATCTGTGGGTATTAATGCGAATTTTTAAAAGGCAGGAGACTTTATTATGAAGACAAAATTATATACACTCATGCTATTATGCATGATCGCTTTATCATCTTGTAACTACTTGGATAAGCACCCTGAAGACCTGAAGACCATCGAAATGGTTTTTGATGATGAGCAGGAGGTGCGTAAATGGTTGGGAAATATCTATAGTGATTTTCCAGATCCCATGAATTTCTTCTATGGTGATATTTATCTTCCATGGACCCAGTTGTCAGACGAGATGGATATTCCATGGACTCGTTACTATAACGATATCAATAAAGGTAACTGGAATCCATCTAGTGAATATAAAGCGGACACATGGATTCGTTACTACCAAAATATTCGTAATGGATATGTATTTCTAAAGCATGTACATACCAATGCAACCATGGATGCTGAGGAGGTGAAGGTAATGAAAGGAGAGGTGCGTTTTATTATCGCATATTATCACTTTCTACTTTTCCAACAGTATGGTCCATGTCCAATTGTACGAACTATTGCCTCACCAAATAGTAGCAATAGTGAGCTGTGGTTGAGCCGTAACTCCGTTGATGAGGTGATCGATTATTTGGATAAGGAGCTCCTAGAGGTGAGCCAGATTCTTCCTAATAACTATACCGATAGTTGGATGGGACGCCCTACCAAAGGGGCTGCTTTGGCTTTGCGTGGAAGAGCCATGTTGTATGCTGCAAGTCCACTATTTAATGGTAATGCAGATTTGATCAAAGCGGTAAATCCATCAGACGGTAAAGTTTTGGGGAGTAGTTTTGACAAAGCAAAATGGCAGAAAGCCGCAGATGCATCGAAAATGGTTATAGATCTTGGGTTGTATGAACTATATCGTTCAGAAGATAATGATGCATTCCTATCTTATCGTGATCTTTTCTTAAAGTGGAATAAAGAGATCATCTTTGGTCGTTCTACTAGTAACTATGAAAGCTTTGTGCGACATGCTTCTCCTAGAAGTCAAGGAGGATATAATGGTTTTGGGATAACACAGCAGATGGTGGATGCTTATGGTATGGCCAATGGAAAGGATATCAGTGATCCAACGTCTGGTTATGTAGAAGATGGTTATAGTGTCGTTCGTTATGACTTTACAACCAATGATGAGGAGAAGAGTAAATTCAAATCTTATGTACAGAAAGGAACCTATAATATGTATGTAGGAAGAGATCCTCGTTTCTATGCAAGTGTTATGTATAATGGACGTTTCTGGCCTACTGATGGAGAGGTGATGGACTTTACTACAGATGGACCGAATGGAAATAGTGGTAGTCACGACTACTCTCCAACAGGATATACGATGATGAAGTTTTTTAACCCAGATGATGAACTTCAAGGAAACTATTCTGTAGTCTATCGTCCCTCTGTACTTTTTCGTCTAGGAGAGGTGTATCTGAACTATATAGAAGCTTTGAACGAGAGTGATCCTGGAAATGGGGATATCCAAAAGTATTATAAAGAGATTCGTGATCGTGTAGGAATCCCAGCTGCTGCAAGTAGTTTGACAGGACTTTCTCAGGACCAGGTAAGAGAGAAGATTCGCGCTGAAAGAAGAGTAGAGTTGGCATTCGAGGGATTACGTTATTTTGATACTCGTCGCTGGAAGATTGCAGACAAAACGACTGGAACTACTATCTATGGTATGAACATTAATGGAAAGACCAATGCTGAGTTCTTTAAGAGAAGTGAGGTAGAGACACGTGTGTTTAAAAACAAATTCTATTTGTATCCAATTCCTCAAACTGAGATCGACAAGAATCCTAACTTAGTTCAAAATCCGAACTGGTAAACCTAATATGACTAGAATTATGTTACGAAATAAACTGACAAAATATTTTGCGTGGATACTTTTTGTTTTTCTATTTACGCAATGCGATGAACCTGGGATTACAGAGCCTGTAAAGGTGTATGATCCATCCCAGTTACAAGAGGTGGAGTTTGCCTATACGACAGTTCCTTTCTACCACACAGGTTTTATGTCTCCTTATGTAGGGGCTAGTGGTTTAAAGATGAGCTTTGATGATGGAGCCATGGTTGCAATGCCTACAGGATGGAGTAAGAAAGACCAGGAGTTATCGATTTTCTTTCATATGAAGGGTGCTTCTACCACAAGGCTTACTCCTCTTACGATGAAGTTGGTATTTGATAGTCCATTGACGCAGGATATCTCATATGTATGTTCTGTAGATGGGGTTGATGAACCTTTTAAGATTGATGCCAAGAGTGGCGAGTCTTCTGCTCTAAGTCCAATTGTTTATGTGGCTGGAAACGGGTACTACTGTCTTCGTGTAAAAGGAGAGAAGGACTCTACAACAGGTTATCCTGCCATGTCTATCATTGAGGTGGGATCCGATGTGAACGGTTCTGTAGAGATCACTTATATGAATCCTAAATCTGGAAGCAAGAATAAGCTATGGAGAGCGGCACCTTCGGCACATCTTAATTATAAGACGTCAGAGGATAACATTATGTGGTTCTATAATGAGATGACTATTCCATCGGGAACAGATCCTATCCATACTTATTATATGGCGAATGGTTTCTCTGAAGGATATTTTGGTATCCAGCATAACGAGATGAATGAGTGGACTATCTTATTTTCGGTGTGGAGTAGCTTTACTACAGATGATCCAACGATGATCCCTTCTGAATATGAAGTGAAGATGGTTAAAAAAGGATCATTGACTACGGTCTCTTCTTTCGGAGGAGAGGGTTCAGGAAAGAAAAGTTATATCAAAAAGAAGTGGAAGCAAGACCAAACTTATAAGTTCTTGGTGAAAGCAGAACCACTGAATGATGGTAAAAATAGTGTTGTATTTACAGGATGGATCTATATGCCAGAAGAGAACAAATGGTTCCTTCTTGCTTCTTTCGAAAAGCCACATTCAAAAGAGTCAAGCCTTAAAGGGCTCTATTCATTTGTTGAGGATTTCGGACATGCTCATTCTCAAAATAGTAACCACTATAGAAAAGCGCTTTTAGGAAACACTTGGGTGTGCAAGAGTGATGGCTCTTGGAAGCCTATCGTAAAAACAACTGTTGGTTCTACATTCAATGCGGACTCTCAACCTAGACAAGATATTCAAGGTGGAATAGAAGGGGCAGGATGGTACTTAAAGACAGGTGGTTTCTTTGCGGATAAAGTGACGGATAGCAAACTTGAGTTTGATAGACCAAGTTCAGCACCTAAAACGGCACCAAGTATCGATTTTGATGCATTGCCATAATATCATTTAATAGATCTGGACTGATGAGAGGGGAGGTATCTGATACTTCCCCTCTCTATGTTATTATAGTAATATTCTTTGGTTTCTAAAGATGCAAAATAGAGTGGTAGAAGTAGAAACGAGATATTTACAATAACATTTGAGCTTGAAATGATTATAAAACTCCGTTTTCTTTGGGACATTTTCCTATACTTCCGATAAGTTATCTATCTGCTTACTCACCTTTTGCGTGTTTTATGATCGTAGTTTGATCATGACCAACGTATGGTTTCATTCGCACTTTGTCCATGGTTTGTCCATGGTTTGTCCATGGTTTGTCCATCGATTCTCCATCGATTCGATGAATTTACCATGGAGGAAATATGAGCAAAGGATGCGTAAAGTAACTTTTAAATACCCATTGAATACGTTTATGTTGAGGTTAGAGCCAAAGAGATAAATTATCGTGGCACTGTCCAGGAAAGTGTGTTCGTTCTATTGATTAAGCATAAATCAGTAATATTAAACAAGCATCAGTATAATATCTCCACTGTCCCTCTAAAAGGAATAAATAAGAAGATTGAAACAATGAAAATACAAGCATATGGGGGCGACTTGATTTCTTTATGCTAATAACAATAGCGATGGGTGAGGATATATACGCAAAATATGGATGAAACTATTTTTAGAATTGTGTCTGTTTGAGTCGTAGGTAGGGTGTTCTTTTTTGGTTTTGTTTTGAAAGCCTCATAAACTAAAAAGAGGCTACTTCGAAAGTTCGAAGTAACCTCAAGGATTAAATGAAGAGTACTGTTTATTTTAAATATTGTTTTCTAAACTCTGTTTAGTTTTCCTTTTGCTGGATCATAGATGAGGCCAATGGCTTCTAGATTGTTATTTTCAGAAATGGCTTTTTGAAAAATGTGGTGTTGGTTTAGTTTACGAACTTGATTTTTTGTGTGTGCCACAATCAACTCATTATGCGTTGGATTTGCTTTTTGGAGTGTCTTGAGCTCCTTTTGAATTGGGTTGATCCATTTACTGATGTATGGAGAGAATGTGTCTCCTGATACAGCTGCTTTTACACCGCCACAATCGTAGTGACCGCATACCACTACAAGGTCTACTTTCAAATAAAAAAGAGCGTATTCTAAGACTGAATTTAAGCTTTCATCAGACTCTTCCA
The Prolixibacteraceae bacterium DNA segment above includes these coding regions:
- a CDS encoding DsrE family protein encodes the protein MEQNKNTLIQFNNYGMGHGDEALALKLAGNYFQLLMDDDRLPKIITFYNAGVKLLHEDSPVVKVLKEIESKGVVLLACKTCLNYYNMQDQLAVGVPGTMMDIITLQANATKVITI
- a CDS encoding ecdysteroid 22-kinase family protein — its product is MGSREILKKVQDILGAKEIAEKELIQQLWSGYGSLYRCDVKGLPYNSIILKHIKTQAMSRHPRGWNTSLSHDRKVNSYNVEIAWYKNFANGCDLASRVPNCLALFEMNGEQVIVMEDLEASGFYPRQYNLSFNEIFATLKWLANFHATHMGVAPVGLWDIGTYWHLDTRPEELEAMSDLPLKKAAKSIDEHLNGCVYQTLVHGDAKVANFCYSEEGNQVAGVDFQYVGAGCGMKDVAYFISSCLYEEDCEHYEQELLDCYFGALKEALILKKPQLNVEEVLKEWRSMYIYAWTDFYRFLQGWSPDHWKINGYNQKLAKKVINELKSGGKR
- a CDS encoding discoidin domain-containing protein, translated to MTPVQFVPVSFLEKSSFTVLMVSEDEGDTKAKLIDGDYKTFWNSKWWGCTFPCYFSIDLSEKTAMSGVSLAFRDYTPSSGHPGKFNIYVADSWDGSDAATTWTKVLSDGTVELKSGSGVKKGSSLEFTFQFSNVVYGKIIKYEVTEPGKDTDFASMVEFTPLFDN
- a CDS encoding TonB-dependent receptor is translated as MNILKRPKAFLYRFIVLGVVLIQLTSQAYAQKISLTGEITDERDQPLPGANVMIKGTTVGAVSDFNGIFQFSASKGDTLVFTFIGYNPQYKVVGQRSVINVQLTPSTEMIDDVVIVGFGKQKRESVIGAISTVDTKELSIPSRSLSNSLAGKVSGIISVQRSGEPGFDNSTFWIRGISSLNSANSQPLLLVDGVERGINDIDPEDIESFSVLKDAAASAVYGVRGANGVIIINTKRGKASEKLSVDVKVDYGVLTPTKLPNYVGAPKFMELENEARVESGLPEKYSSNQIYTTRMGGDTDLYPNVNWMDAVMNKYASNRKVHLNVRGGSSKVRYFVSGAYYGEDGIYKKDKSQNYNSNISINRFNFRSNVDVDLTQKLTLSLNLGGYLSGGNYPGQFNSNSGTQEIFNWANSTTPNLFPIKYSDGTLSGPKSGENPWLLLTQTGFVEQWRSKTEMSFYLTQDLSSLTEGLNAKLLYSYDVYNVNTIKNTRLPSYFRAYGRDGDGSLLYNNAHEGSEDLGYKNEMYGSRRTYLEGSLNYSRTFAANHTVGALLLYNQRNYIHTAASNAVEGIAQRDQGLAGRLTYAYLSRYFVEGNFGYNGSENFAKNHRYGFFPSVSVGWLISEENFMSNSRFLTKLKVRGSYGLAGNDNIGGRRFAYLSLIDSQNGNYTWGTNQQIHSNGYLQEGAFGSPNLTWETAKKADLGLKIGLWNALQMQVDFFHERRDNIFIQRSTIPGTAGFAKNPYVNYGVVENRGLDASFDLHKQFGDWSYNLRGTFTYAKNKVIEKDEPKHLWSYQDRTGQPVNQQFGLVANGLFEKSDFANVEKGILKNEVPEHTFGPVRPGDIKYVDMNGDNRIDSYDETAIGRTTIPEIIYGFGLNVKYKRLDFGAYFQGISNVTRVLTGGAGFYPFQQGAGRGNLLSDVIDDRWTPENPRQDVFYPRLYYGQNSNNYRSSTWWQKDMSYLRLKDAEIGFTFVDGKSKKAIRNLRLYVRGSNLFTWDTLGLWDPEVGSSNGAKYPLSKIVSVGINANF